ATGGCCGGAAAGTACCGTTTGCTGCTCACCGCCGAGGCCACGCGCCCCAGCGTCAACGTGCTGCTGCATCAGATACCGGGCGGCATGTATTCCAACCTGATCAGCCAGCTGCGGGAGCAGAATGCTCTGGATAAGATGGGCGCCGTCCTGGAGGAGATACCAAAGGTGCGGGCCGATCTCGGCTATCCGCCGCTGGTGACGCCCACCAGCCAGATCGTGGGCATCCAGGCCGTGCTCAACGTGCTCAACGGCGAGCGCTACAAGAAGGTCACCAAAGAGGTCAAAGACTATTTACTGGGTTATTACGGCAGGCCGCCCGGCGAGATCAATGCCGAGGTACGCAAGATGGTGGCAGGGGACAATAAGATCATCAGCGCCAGGCCGGGAGAGCATATCGAATCCGAGCTGGCGAAATTAAAGGATGAAGCCCGTAAACTGAACATTCTGCATAAGGAGGAGGACCTGATAACCTTCGCCCTCTATCCGCAGGTAGCGGTCAAATTCCTGCGCGGCGAGGGCAAGGAGGAGGTGCTGGGCGGGCCGGCGCCGGCCGCAGCGCCCGGCCAGTCGGCGCCGGAGATACCCAACGAGTTCAGCGTAGATGTAGACGGCGAGGTCTTCAATATCAAGATAACCCCGGTGATGGGCACAACCGTGGATATCAGCCGCAAGGCCAAGGACAAAGAGATACCCAAGGGCGCCGTGCTCTCGCCCATGCAGGGTATGGTGCTGACCGTCAAGGTCAAGGTGGGAGACAAGGTCAAGGAAGGGGACACCGTGGTGGTCACCGAGGCCATGAAGATGCAGAACGATGTGCATACACCCCATTCAGGTACGGTCAAGGAGATCTTCGCCTTCAACGGCGAGATCGTGAATAAGGACGATGTCCTGATGGTGATCGAGTAATATGCTGAAGAAGGTACTGGTGGCCAACCGGGGCGAGATCGCCATACGGGTGATGCGCGCCTGCCGCGAGCTGGGCATCCGCACGGTGGCCGTTTACTCTGAGGCGGACAGGGACGCCATTTTCGCCAAGTACGCCGATGAAGCCTACTGCATCGGCGCTCCTCCGGCCATCGAGAGCTATCTCAACATCAAGAAGATCATCGCCACCGCTAAAGAGAGCGGCGCGGACGGCATACATCCGGGATACGGGTTTCTGGCCGAGAATCCCAGCTTCGCCTATTCCTGCGAGCGTGAGGGCATCAAGTTCATCGGACCCTCCAGCCGCGTCATCGAGCTGATGGGCAGCAAGATAGCCGCGCGCAAGGAGATGAGCAAAGCCGGCGTGCCCATAACCCCGGGCACCAAGGACGCGGTCAGCGAGTTCGAAGAAGCGAAAAGGATAGCCGAAAAAATCGGCTATCCCATTATAGTCAAACCTTCGGGCGGCGGCGGCGGCATAGGCATGACCATCGTTAACAGCGAGGCCGACCTTAAAAAGGGCCTGGAGAGCTCCAGCAAGATAGCCGCCAGCACATTCGGCCTGCCGGAGATATACATCGAGAAATACATCCAGAGCCCGCGCCATATCGAGGTACAGATACTGGCCGACGCCCATGGCAACGTCATCCACCTGGGGGAGCGCGAGTGCTCCATACAACGCAGGCACCAGAAGCTGATCGAGGAAGCCCCCTCACCCGCTCTCACACCGGAGTTGCGCGCCAGAATGGGAGAGGTGGCGGTGCGGGCGGCCAGGCAGATCAAATATGAGAACGCCGGCACCATCGAGTTCATCTTCTCCCAGGGCGAGTTCTATTTCATGGAGATGAACACGCGCATACAGGTCGAGCATCCTGTGACCGAGATGGTGACGGGCATCGATATCGTCAAGGAACAGCTGCTGATCGCGTCCGGCGAGCGTCTCAGTGTGAAGCAGGAGGACGTTAAAATGAACGGGTGGGCCATCGAGTGCCGCATCAACGCCGAGGACCCGCTCAACAACTTCGCGCCATCACCGGGCAAGCTGCGCGGCTATCGCTCGCCCGGCGGCGTGGGCATACGCGTCGACAGCGGCGTGCACACGCGCTATACCGTCTCACCCAACTACGACCCCATGATCTCCAAGCTGGTGGCCTGGGGCCGCAACAGGGACGAGGCTATCGAAAGAATGCGGCGCGCCCTCTATGAGTACGTGATCGTGGGTGTTAAGACCAACATACCCTTCCACAAGGCAGTCATGGAGAACGCCCGCTTCCGCAGCGGCGAGCTGGGAACGCATTTCATCACCCAGGAGACGACGCTGATCGACGATATGCAGGCTATTATGGCCAGAGAGAAACCGCTGGAGGAGAAACTTTCCCAGGTATTCGACGACAGCAAACGGGCGGCGGCGGTGGCGGCGGCGGTGGCCTATACTCAGGCCGCACAGAAGGGCGCCCGCGGCACCGCGGACTCATAATTTTTTCGCCCGTCATTGAAAAAACCCGGCGACGAAGTTGTCCGCATATACCACAGCAGATTGCCGCGGGCCTGCGGCCCTCGCAATGACTCGTTACTTATCGGCGGGAGGCTTATCTCCGCCGCTGCCCTTGTCGGCATCCTCGGTAAAAATATCCGCCACGTTCTTGCCGAATGCCTGCGCCGCCTTGCCGACGTCCTTGAACTTGGCCCTGACTTCATCGTCTTTGAAGCGCTCGTGCAGGGTTTCGGCTGATTCTTTAGCCGCCCTGCCCAGGTCGCGTGCCTTCTCTTTCAGCTTCGGGTCGTTGAATATCTGCCCCATCGCATCGCCCAGGGCGTCGAACATATCGCCGAGGTTATCCGCGGCGGACTTTTTTTGATCTTTTTGCTGTTCCTCCATGACAATCCTCCTTATCGGTCCACTGCAATCTATTCTACTGTAAACAGGCACCTTTGCCTAAAGCCCGCACCTCATCGGTGAAATCTGATAACATATAGCCGCTCCCGCTGTTGCCTATTTATATCTGAGGAGAGGTCCATGAATTTATGGGCGGCCGTTAAAAACAACCGGGCGATCTCTTTGCTGTTGACCACGTATGATGAGTTCAGCGCCGATAACAGCAGGCTTCTGGCGGCGGCCGTAGCTTACACCCTGTTGTTTTCATTATTTCCCTTCGCACTGGCGCTCTTTTCCATAGTCGGCTTTCTGATGTCCTCGGAAGAGGTGGAAAGCCAGGTCATCACCGCCCTGGGCACACTCATTCCCGTGGCCAGGAACCTGATTGTAACTACCCTGGAGGGCGTGATCAGGGCACGTGGGGCGACGGGGATTATAGCATTATTGATATTCATCTGGAGCGCGCTGTCCTTTTTCGATGCACTGCGCAACGCGCTCAACCGCGCCTGGGGAATGCCGTCCGGCCAGACCTTCGTCAAAGGCCAGCTTCTCAATATCAGCATGCTGGTACTGGCCATCATAGCCCTGCTGACCTTCACCTGGCTGACCACCACCGTCCAGTATATCCATGAGTCCCAGATGCAGCTGTGGATCTTCAAATTCACCCGCACCAGCCTTTTCGCCAGGCTGGTTTTCATGCTGTTGAGCGGCACACTGGCGTACGGGGTGATACTCTTTCTTTACCATTACATTCCCAGCAACCGCCCCCGGTGGCGGCATATCTGGCTGGGTGCCCTGCTGGCCACCATCGGCTTTGAAATCGTCAGGTTCGCCTTCGTCTGGTATGTGAAGAACTTTTCGCAGTATAACCTTGTCTACGGGCCGATCAGTTCGGTCATCGTGCTGCTGATGTTCATCTACCTGACCGCCTATGTGCTGCTCTTTTTCGCCAGGTTCAGTTACGTGAAGATGCGGCGTGACATCTCGCGTAATACAGGAACTGCCGGAGGTTGAACGGCCTGCATAATTGTGCAAGAATAATCTAATCCGATTAAAGGAGGCAGGCTATGTTCGCAAAAGCAGGCAGGTTCCTCGCACTGCTGGCCGCAGTGCTGACAATTACATTCCTCCTGACTGTGCCGGCCGCTGCTGCCGATGTTCGGCAGGGCCAAATTCTGGTCATCCCGGCGGAGGAGGTCGTCAACGACGACCTTTACCTCTTCGGCTCGGGCATTACGATTGACGGCGCCGTCAACGGAGATGTCATCGCCTTCGCTGACCACATCAATATCAACGGCCCGGTCAACGGCAACTTCAACGGCGCCGCCAATTACATCACGGTCGATGGAAATGTGCGTGACTCCTTCCGCGCTGCAGCTTCGACCATTTATATCGACGGCAACATCGGCGGAGATATTGTGGCCGCCGCTTCGCAGATCAATGTTACGTCCACCGGATCGGTGGGGAGGGACTTCCTGCCTGCGGCGGGTACGGTCAATGTTGGCGGTCCTGTGGGTAAGGACATACGCGGCAGCGCCGGCGATTTGATCATCAACAGCAGCGTGGGCGGCAATGTTAATGTAGAATGCGACACTCTCGAGCTGCAGCCGTCCGCCAGCATAGCCGGCGACCTGACCTATAAATCCAAGAAAGATGCAGTACAGGCCGAAGGGGCCAGGATCGCGGGCAAGATAGACCACATAATCCCGCCGCCGCCCGAGTCCTCAACCACCGGCCAATCCGCAGGCCAGGTGGCAGGCCTGGCGGCTTCAGGCATCGTCATATTCTTCGTGATATTACTCATACTAATTGCCCTGTTCAAGTACGTCGCTGCGCTGCTGACCGGCATTGTCTTTATACTGCTGGCACACAGGCACCTGTCTGCATTAATTGAGACGCTGAAAAGCAAGCCCTGGCCCTGCCTGGGTTACGGCGCCCTTTTCTTCGTGCTGGTCCCGATCGCCATAGTAGTTGCATTCATGCTGATCATCGCCATACCTCTCGGGCTGATCGGACTGGCCGTCTGGGTCCTGGCC
The nucleotide sequence above comes from Dehalococcoidia bacterium. Encoded proteins:
- a CDS encoding pyruvate/oxaloacetate carboxyltransferase is translated as MTIKITDTTLRDAHQSLIATRLRSRDMLPIVEKMDRVGFFSLEMWGGATFDTCIRYLNEDPWFRLKDIRAIVKHTPLQMLLRGQNLVGYRHYADDVVREFVRLAVKDGVDVFRIFDALNDIRNMELAIQECRKYKVHVQGTICYTISPVHNEEGFAEMAHRLEELGCDSICIKDMAGLISPPGAASLVKAVKNKVKVPVDLHSHCSSGMAPMSYQAAAEAGVDIVDTAFSPFAWGTSQPPTESVVAAFQGTPWDSGLDLELLYEIGEDFAAMAGKYRLLLTAEATRPSVNVLLHQIPGGMYSNLISQLREQNALDKMGAVLEEIPKVRADLGYPPLVTPTSQIVGIQAVLNVLNGERYKKVTKEVKDYLLGYYGRPPGEINAEVRKMVAGDNKIISARPGEHIESELAKLKDEARKLNILHKEEDLITFALYPQVAVKFLRGEGKEEVLGGPAPAAAPGQSAPEIPNEFSVDVDGEVFNIKITPVMGTTVDISRKAKDKEIPKGAVLSPMQGMVLTVKVKVGDKVKEGDTVVVTEAMKMQNDVHTPHSGTVKEIFAFNGEIVNKDDVLMVIE
- a CDS encoding acetyl-CoA carboxylase biotin carboxylase subunit; the encoded protein is MLKKVLVANRGEIAIRVMRACRELGIRTVAVYSEADRDAIFAKYADEAYCIGAPPAIESYLNIKKIIATAKESGADGIHPGYGFLAENPSFAYSCEREGIKFIGPSSRVIELMGSKIAARKEMSKAGVPITPGTKDAVSEFEEAKRIAEKIGYPIIVKPSGGGGGIGMTIVNSEADLKKGLESSSKIAASTFGLPEIYIEKYIQSPRHIEVQILADAHGNVIHLGERECSIQRRHQKLIEEAPSPALTPELRARMGEVAVRAARQIKYENAGTIEFIFSQGEFYFMEMNTRIQVEHPVTEMVTGIDIVKEQLLIASGERLSVKQEDVKMNGWAIECRINAEDPLNNFAPSPGKLRGYRSPGGVGIRVDSGVHTRYTVSPNYDPMISKLVAWGRNRDEAIERMRRALYEYVIVGVKTNIPFHKAVMENARFRSGELGTHFITQETTLIDDMQAIMAREKPLEEKLSQVFDDSKRAAAVAAAVAYTQAAQKGARGTADS
- a CDS encoding YihY/virulence factor BrkB family protein, yielding MNLWAAVKNNRAISLLLTTYDEFSADNSRLLAAAVAYTLLFSLFPFALALFSIVGFLMSSEEVESQVITALGTLIPVARNLIVTTLEGVIRARGATGIIALLIFIWSALSFFDALRNALNRAWGMPSGQTFVKGQLLNISMLVLAIIALLTFTWLTTTVQYIHESQMQLWIFKFTRTSLFARLVFMLLSGTLAYGVILFLYHYIPSNRPRWRHIWLGALLATIGFEIVRFAFVWYVKNFSQYNLVYGPISSVIVLLMFIYLTAYVLLFFARFSYVKMRRDISRNTGTAGG
- a CDS encoding polymer-forming cytoskeletal protein gives rise to the protein MFAKAGRFLALLAAVLTITFLLTVPAAAADVRQGQILVIPAEEVVNDDLYLFGSGITIDGAVNGDVIAFADHININGPVNGNFNGAANYITVDGNVRDSFRAAASTIYIDGNIGGDIVAAASQINVTSTGSVGRDFLPAAGTVNVGGPVGKDIRGSAGDLIINSSVGGNVNVECDTLELQPSASIAGDLTYKSKKDAVQAEGARIAGKIDHIIPPPPESSTTGQSAGQVAGLAASGIVIFFVILLILIALFKYVAALLTGIVFILLAHRHLSALIETLKSKPWPCLGYGALFFVLVPIAIVVAFMLIIAIPLGLIGLAVWVLAVYLASIFIALFIGKWMLRQSADNTAIGPSIGALALGLLVFYIISVIPFIGCLSDLAAVLFGLGAFILFIRTKAGCSA